Proteins co-encoded in one Medicago truncatula cultivar Jemalong A17 chromosome 8, MtrunA17r5.0-ANR, whole genome shotgun sequence genomic window:
- the LOC11419915 gene encoding uncharacterized protein, translating to MRIITLFFVYVTLLLISKPKGVVAIASIIPIPNNQYYSTCPVIFSPSTSIPAPQIKYDVFVSFRGSDIRKHFLSHVLEALSRKRIVVFSDKKLKTGDELSAIQRAIEKSFISLVIFSPNFASSYWCMEELVKIVECREKYGRILMPVFYQVEPTVVRYQNGIYRDAFAQHEQNYSSYKVLRWRSALKQSANISGFDSSQFSDDAKLVEEILQSVLMKLNQVDQGKSKGLIGIEKQISPIESMLHLESEDVRVLGIWGMPGIGKTTIAEEVFRRLRSEYETCCFMANVREESERYGTNSLRLRKKLLSTLLEDEDLKDDMINGLPPLVKKRLSRMKVLIVLDDVKDAEQLEVLVGTVDWLGPGSRIIITARDKQVLSGKVDDIYEVEPLDSAESFQLFNLHAFNKQKHLEMEYYKLSKKMVDYTAGVPLVLKALANLLRGKDKAIWESQSRNLKIEQIENVHDVFRLIYTNLDYYEKIIFLDIACFFDGLKLKLELINLLLKDRYYSVSTRLERLKDKALVTISQQSIVSMHDIIQETAREIVRQESVEEPGNRSRLLDPDDIYHVLKDDKQGSEAIRSMAIRLSEIKELELSPQAFAKMSKLKFLDIYTKGSQNEGSLSLPQGLESLPNELRYLRWEYYPLEFLPSKFSAENLVILNLPYSRLKKLWHGAKDIVNLNVLILSSSALLTELPDFSKATNLAVLDLQSCVGLTSVHPSVFSLKNLEKLDLSGCSSLKSLQSNTHLSSLSYLSLYNCTALKEFSVTSENINELDLELTSIKELPSSIGLQTKLEKLYLGHTHIESLPKSIKNLTRLRHLDLHHCSELQTLPELPPSLETLDADGCVSLENVAFRSTASEQLKEKKKKVTFWNCLKLNEPSLKAIELNAQINMMNFSHKHITWDRDRDHDHNQGMYVYPGSKIPEWLEYSTTRHDYITIDLFSAPYFSKLGFIFGFVIPTISSEGSTLKFKISDGEDEGIKMYLDRPRHGIESDHVYLVYDPRCSHYLASRVNDQSKIKIQVRVASRTPTSPYVPVQLRGFGVSLVTPSQYDMFKQQLEFGDATVFPNNTCSVEEGSKFFGTHWSSLFYKLDTIQTMAEIKGLKHHDNKTAHISASGPMRDKGKSTMHINRAFFVCLLFIWKFKGEVASTKPDTNFPYTLKFQSSVPQIHKYDVFVSFRGPDIREVFLPHLIKAFSQKKIVYFVDYKLTKGNEISQSLFEAIETSSISLVIFSQNYASSSWCLDELVKVVDCREKDGNILLPVFYKVDPTIVRHQNGTYADAFVEHEQKYNWTVVQRWRSALKKSANINGFHTSKRLNDAELVEEIVKFVLKRLDHVHLVNSKGLIGIGKQISRVESLLQVESQDVRAIGIWGMSGIGKTTIAEEVYSMLCSEYSGCYFKANVREECRRHGIIHLKKKLFSTLLGEQDLKIDTPHRLPYRDFVRLRTMKVLVVLDDVSDQEQLDILIGTLDWFGKGSRIIITTVDKQVLGKGVFANDIYEVRPLNFDDSLRLFNLNAFEQNQTYQIEYYELSKRMVKYAKGIPLILEILGRKLRGKDKKEWEDQLERVKKVPIKKFHEIIRLSYNDLNRHEKRMFLDIACFIDGLHLNVDDIKLLAKDLGYPVGVELESLKNKALINISPDNVVSMHTIIQETAWEFVREESIDDPENQSRLVDYDTYQVLKHNRGSEAIRSIATDFSIIKDLQLNSKVFAKMNKLQYLDIYTKGYYVFFQIPRSLNLPQGLKSLPDELRYLRWAYYPLESLPSKFNGEKLVVLNLQNSQVKKLWHEDKDVVNLKFLILSLSSQLMELPNLSKAKNLAIVDLRMCGRLTSIHPSVFSLNKLEKLDLGGCFSLTSLKSNIHLSSLRYLSLAGCIKLKEFSVTSKEMVLLNLEHTGIKQLSSSIGLQTKLEKLLLSHSFIENLPKSIRRLSSLRHLELRHCRKLQRLPKLPSSLITLDATGCVSLENVTFPSRALQVLKENKTKVSFWNCVKLVEHSLKAIELNAQINMMKFAHKQISTSSDHDYDAQGTYVYPGSSVPKWLVYRTTRNYMFIDLSFVNHSSDQLAFIFCFIVPQVESEGFILRFNISVGGEAENIQVYLNKPSQEIKSDHVYLMCDQGLSRYLNSRVKNQPKFKIKVTAESGTPTLGYMPVMLLRGLGVSPINISQYLNFIQQMEIVAEGPCISFSLMGNEIYILTVFIGLVIKNVFCAANEFLL from the exons ATGAGAAtcataactttattttttgtttatgtcaCACTTTTGCTTATTTCAAAACCAAAAGGTGTAGTTGCAATTGCAAGCATaattccaattccaaacaaCCAATACTATTCTACATGTCCTGTCATATTTTCTCCTTCTACTTCTATCCCTGCTCCTCAGATAAAATATGATGTCTTTGTTAGCTTTAGAGGCAGTGACATTCGCAAACACTTCCTTAGCCATGTCCTCGAAGCTTTGTCGCGAAAGAGAATCGTTGTTTTTTCTGACAAAAAGCTTAAAACAGGAGATGAATTATCAGCAATTCAAAGAGCAATTGAAAAATCATTCATTTCATTGGTTATATTCTCTCCAAACTTTGCATCTTCATATTGGTGTATGGAGGAGCTTGTGAAAATAGTTGAGTGTAGAGAAAAATATGGTAGGATTCTAATGCCAGTTTTCTACCAAGTAGAGCCCACAGTTGTAAGGTACCAAAATGGGATTTATAGAGATGCTTTTGCTCAACATGAACAAAATTATAGTTCTTACAAGGTTCTAAGGTGGAGATCTGCTTTGAAGCAATCTGCAAATATTTCTGGATTTGATTCATCACAATTTTC GGATGATGCTAAGCTTGTTGAAGAAATACTTCAAAGTGTGTTGATGAAGTTGAATCAAGTGGACCAAGGTAAGTCAAAAGGACTTATAGGAATTGAGAAACAAATTTCACCTATAGAATCAATGTTACATTTAGAGTCGGAAGATGTCCGTGTTCTTGGAATTTGGGGTATGCCAGGTATTGGTAAAACAACTATTGCTGAAGAAGTATTTCGAAGACTACGTTCTGAATATGAAACTTGTTGTTTTATGGCTAATGTAAGAGAAGAATCAGAAAGATATGGCACAAACAGTTTGAGGTTAAGAAAAAAGCTTTTATCCACTCTATTAGAGGATGAAGATTTGAAAGATGACATGATAAATGGATTACCACCTTTGGTTAAGAAAAGGCTTAGCCGCATGAAGGTTCTTATTGTTCTTGATGATGTCAAAGATGCGGAACAACTAGAAGTTTTGGTTGGAACAGTTGATTGGTTAGGACCAGGAAGTAGAATCATCATAACTGCTAGAGATAAACAAGTACTTTCTGGAAAAGTTGATGATATATATGAAGTTGAGCCATTGGACTCTGCTGAATCTTTTCAGCTTTTCAACTTGCATGCCTTTAATAAACAAAAGCATCTTGAAATGGAGTACTATAAGCTATCAAAGAAAATGGTGGATTATACCGCAGGTGTTCCACTGGTTCTTAAAGCTTTAGCTAACCTTCTTCGTGGGAAAGATAAAGCCATATGGGAAAGCCAATCAAGGAATCTTAAAATAGAGCAGATTGAAAATGTCCACGATGTTTTTAGATTGATATACACTAATCTTGATTATTATGAAAAGATCATATTCTTAGACATTGCCTGCTTTTTTGATGGATTGAAGTTGAAACTTGAACTCATAAATCTTCTATTGAAAGATCGTTATTATTCAGTAAGCACTAGATTGGAAAGGCTAAAAGATAAAGCTCTTGTAACTATTTCTCAACAAAGCATTGTATCAATGCATGACATTATACAAGAAACAGCTAGGGAGATTGTTCGCCAAGAATCTGTTGAAGAACCTGGAAACCGAAGCCGACTATTGGATCCTGATGACATTTATCATGTATTGAAAGATGACAAG CAGGGAAGTGAGGCCATCAGAAGTATGGCCATCAGACTATCTGAAATTAAGGAGCTGGAGTTGAGCCCTCAAGCATTTGCCAAGATGAgcaaattgaaatttttggatATTTATACAAAGGGGTCTCAAAATGAAGGGAGTTTGTCTCTTCCTCAAGGGCTCGAATCCTTGCCTAATGAACTGAGATATCTTCGTTGGGAGTATTACCCTTTGGAATTCTTGCCATCCAAGTTTTCTGCAGAAAACCTTGTTATATTGAACCTGCCTTATAGCCGATTGAAAAAACTTTGGCATGGAGCGAAG GATATTGTGAATTTGAATGTCCTTATACTCTCTTCATCCGCACTTCTAACGGAGCTACCAGACTTTTCAAAGGCCACAAATCTTGCAGTATTGGACCTCCAATCTTGTGTAGGGTTGACTAGTGTCCATCCATCtgttttctctctcaaaaatctTGAGAAATTGGATCTGAGTGGATGCAGTTCCCTGAAAAGCCTTCAAAGCAATACTCATTTAAGTTCCCTTAGTTATCTCTCCCTCTACAACTGCACAGCACTGAAGGAATTCTCAGTGACCTCGGAGAATATAAACGAGTTAGATTTAGAACTCACTAGTATCAAAGAATTACCATCATCAATTGGACTACAAACCAAACTTGAAAAGTTATATCTAGGACACACTCACATTGAAAGCTTGCCAAAAAGCATCAAGAATCTTACAAGGCTGAGACATCTGGACTTGCACCATTGCAGTGAACTTCAAACTCTACCAGAGCTTCCTCCATCACTAGAAACACTAGATGCTGATGGTTGTGTATCACTAGAGAATGTAGCGTTCCGTTCAACTGCTAGTGAACAactgaaggaaaaaaagaaaaaggttacCTTCTGGAATTGCCTTAAATTAAATGAGCCTTCTCTCAAGGCTATTGAGTTGAATGCTCAAATTAACATGATGAACTTTTCACACAAACATATTACATGGGACCGTGATCGTGATCATGATCACAATCAAGGCATGTATGTGTATCCAGGTAGCAAAATTCCAGAGTGGTTGGAATATAGTACAACTAGACATGATTACATAACTATTGATCTTTTTTCTGCTCCTTATTTCTCAAAGTTGGGCTTCATTTTTGGCTTCGTCATTCCAACCATCTCATCAGAGGGTTCGactttgaaattcaaaatcagTGATGGTGAAGATGAAGGTATCAAAATGTATTTAGACAGACCACGTCACGGAATTGAATCAGATCATGTGTATCTAGTGTATGATCCAAGATGCTCTCATTACCTAGCTAGCCGAGTCAATGATCAGTCAAAGATCAAAATTCAGGTTAGAGTAGCATCAAGAACACCGACATCACCGTATGTGCCAGTCCAGTTAAGAGGGTTTGGGGTTAGCCTAGTAACCCCTTCACAGTATGACATGTTTAAACAGCAATTGGAATTTGGTGATGCAACTGTTTTTCCAAATAATACGTGTTCAGTGGAAGAGGGATCGAAGTTTTTTGGAACA CATTGGTCATCATTGTTCTATAAGCTAGACACAATCCAAACGATGGCTGAAATAAAAGGCCTCAAGCACCATGATAACAAGACGGCGCACATATCAGCCTCAGGACCTATG AGAGACAAAGGAAAATCCACAATGCACATTAATCGTGcattttttgtttgtcttttgTTTATCTGGAAATTTAAGGGTGAAGTCGCAAGCACAAAACCAGACACAAATTTTCCATATACATTGAAGTTTCAATCTTCTGTTCCTCAAATTCACAAGTATGATGTCTTTGTTAGCTTTCGGGGTCCAGATATCCGTGAAGTTTTTCTTCCTCATTTGATTAAAGCTTTTTctcaaaagaaaattgtttactTTGTAGACTATAAGCTTACAAAAGGAAATGAAATATCACAGTCACTTTTTGAAGCAATTGAAACATCTTCAATTTCATTAGTCATATTCTCTCAAAACTATGCTTCTTCATCTTGGTGTTTGGATGAGCTGGTCAAAGTTGTTGACTGTAGAGAGAAAGATGGAAACATTTTATTGCCTGTTTTCTACAAAGTTGATCCCACAATTGTGAGGCATCAAAATGGAACTTATGCAGATGCATTTGTTGAACATGAACAAAAGTACAATTGGACCGTCGTACAACGATGGAGATCTGCTTTGAAGAAATCCGCGAATATCAATGGGTTTCATACATCAAAAAGATT GAATGATGCCGAACTTGTTGAAGAAAtagtaaaatttgttttgaagaggTTGGATCATGTGCATCTTGTCAATTCAAAAGGACTTATTGGAATTGGCAAACAAATTTCACGTGTAGAATCATTGTTACAAGTAGAGTCGCAAGATGTTCGTGCTATTGGAATTTGGGGTATGAGTGGTATTGGAAAGACAACTATTGCAGAAGAAGTATATAGCATGCTATGTTCGGAGTATAGTGGTTGTTACTTCAAGGCCAATGTAAGAGAAGAATGTAGAAGACAtggaataatacatttaaagaAAAAGCTTTTTTCTACTCTATTAGGGGAACAAGATTTGAAAATTGACACGCCACATAGATTGCCCTATCGCGATTTTGTGAGGCTTCGAACTATGAAGGTTCTTGTTGTTCTTGACGATGTGAGTGATCAAGAGCAACTAGATATTTTAATTGGAACACTTGATTGGTTTGGAAAAGGTAGTAGAATCATCATAACAACCGTAGATAAGCAAGTACTTGGCAAAGGGGTTTTTGCCAATGATATATATGAGGTTAGGCCATTAAACTTTGATGACTCTCTTAGGCTTTTCAATTTGAATGCTTTtgaacaaaatcaaacatatcaAATAGAGTACTATGAGTTGTCCAAGAGGATGGTCAAGTATGCCAAAGGAATCCCACTCATTCTTGAAATTTTAGGTCGTAAGCTGCGtggaaaagataaaaaagaatgGGAAGACCAATTAGAGAGGGTTAAAAAAGTtccaattaaaaaatttcatgaaaTTATTAGATTGAGTTACAATGATCTCAATCGTCATGAGAAGAGGATGTTTTTAGACATTGCGTGTTTCATAGATGGATTGCATCTCAATGTTGACGACATAAAATTGTTAGCAAAAGATCTAGGTTATCCGGTGGGTGTTGAGTTAGAAAGTCTAAAAAATAAAGCACTTATAAATATTTCTCCAGATAATGTTGTATCCATGCACACCATTATACAAGAAACAGCTTGGGAATTTGTTCGCGAAGAATCCATTGATGATCCTGAAAATCAAAGTCGACTAGTGGATTATGACACTTATCAAGTACTAAAACATAACAGG GGGAGTGAGGCTATTCGAAGTATAGCTACCGACTTTTCAATAATTAAGGATCTGCAGTTAAATTCCAAGGTCTTTGCTAAGATGAACAAACTACAATATCTGGATATCTATACTAAAGGATATTATGTGTTTTTCCAAATTCCTCGAAGCTTGAATcttcctcaagggcttaaatcttTGCCAGATGAACTCAGATATCTTCGTTGGGCATATTACCCCTTAGAGTCTTTACCATCTAAGTTTAATGGGGAGAAACTTGTTGTGTTGAACTTGCAGAACAGCCAAGTCAAAAAACTTTGGCATGAAGATAAG GATGTTGTGAATTTGAAGTTTCTAATATTGAGTTTATCCTCACAACTGATGGAGCTTCCAAACTTGTCAAAGGCTAAAAATCTTGCAATAGTTGATCTTCGCATGTGTGGACGGCTGACTAGTATACACCCATCTGTATTTTCTCTGAACAAGCTTGAGAAATTGGATCTAGGTGGATGTTTTTCCCTCACAAGCCTCAAAAGCAACATTCATTTAAGCTCCCTTCGTTATCTATCACTTGCTGGTTGCATTAAACTAAAAGAGTTCTCAGTAACCTCAAAGGAAATGGTATTGTTAAATTTAGAGCACACAGGTATCAAACAACTGTCATCATCAATAGGACTTCAAACCAAACTTGAAAAGTTGCTTCTTTCACACAGTTTCATTGAGAACTTGCCTAAAAGCATCAGGCGCCTTTCAAGTCTGAGACATCTAGAATTACGACATTGTAGGAAGCTTCAACGTCTACCAAAGCTTCCTTCATCGTTGATAACTCTAGATGCCACCGGCTGTGTATCATTAGAGAATGTAACTTTCCCTTCAAGGGCTCTTCAAGTGTTAAAGGAAAACAAGACAAAGGTTTCTTTCTGGAATTGTGTGAAACTAGTTGAGCATTCTCTTAAAGCAATAGAATTGAATGCACAAATTAACATGATGAAATTTGCACACAAGCAAATATCTACATCCAGTGATCATGATTATGATGCTCAAGGCACATATGTGTATCCAGGAAGCAGTGTTCCAAAATGGTTGGTGTATAGAACAACACGTAATTACATGTTTATTGATCTCTCTTTTGTGAATCATTCCTCTGATCAATTGGCCTTCATATTTTGCTTTATTGTTCCACAAGTTGAATCAGAGGGTTTCATTTTGAGATTTAATATTAGTGTTGGCGGTGAAGCTGAAAATATTCAAGTATACTTGAATAAGCCTAGTCAAGAAATTAAATCAGACCATGTGTATCTGATGTGTGACCAAGGTTTGTCTCGCTATCTAAATAGCCGGGTGAAAAATCAGCCGAAGTTCAAAATTAAAGTTACAGCAGAATCAGGAACACCAACATTAGGGTACATGCCAGTAATGTTGTTGAGAGGGCTTGGGGTCAGCCCAATAAACATATCACAATATCTCAATTTCATTCAACAAATGGAAATTGTGGCTGAAGGTCCATGTATCTCATTTTCTTTAATGGGAAATGAAATTTATATACTTACAGTTTTCATAGGATTAGTCATAAAGAATGTTTTCTGTGCCGCTAATGAGTTTTTACTTTGA
- the LOC11419916 gene encoding reticulocalbin-2 has translation MIKSILVYTIIIISVLFLLSRTHNKQQQIHPSAEWDEDEFNVTNRIARLFPEIDVDPTDQFVSVQELTQWNVHHVQRQILHHSQKEMVVYDKNRDGFVSFSEFGLFTPTTGDPFGYDLRLLEEEHFNASDVDGDGLLNLAEFNDFLHPADSNNPRLQQWLCKEEVRERDMDRDGKVSFREFFYGLYDLVSNYDEKSHNDSHHSDHSMDASAKVLFSQLDKDFDGYLSDIELLPIIGKVHPSGHYYATKQAEYLMSQAEVDNDGRLNLTEMIDNAYTLFVSIFPDEFF, from the exons ATGATAAAGTCGATATTAGTTTACACAATAATCATAATTAGTGTCCTCTTTCTCCTCTCCCGCACtcataacaaacaacaacagatTCACCCTTCTGCCGAGTGGGATGAGGATGAGTTCAATGTCACTAACAGAATCGCCCGCCTCTTCCCTGAAATCGATGTGGACCCCACTGATCAGTTTGTCTCCGTTCAGGAATTGACTCAGTGGAACGTTCATCATGTCCAACGACAGATTTTGCATCACAGCCAGAAGGAGATGGTTGTTTATGATAAGAATCGCGATGGTTTTGTTTCCTTCTCCGAGTTCGGTCTTTTCACTCCCACTACAGGTGATCCTTTTGGTTACGATTTGAGGCTGTTGGAAGAAGAGCATTTTAATGCATCAGATGTAGATGGTGATGGTCTTCTGAACTTAGCTGAATTCAATGA TTTTCTTCACCCCGCTGACAGCAATAACCCAAGGCTTCAACAATGGTTGTGCAAGGAGGAAGTCCG gGAAAGAGATATGGACAGAGATGGGAAAGTCAGTTTTAGAGAGTTTTTCTATGGGCTCTATGATTTGGTAAGCAACTATGATGAAAAAAGTCACAATGATTCACATCATTCTGATCATTCAATGGATGCTTCAGCTAAGGTTTTGTTTTCTCAGCTTGACAAAGATTTTGACGG GTATTTGTCCGATATTGAACTGTTGCCTATAATTGGGAAAGTTCATCCATCTGGACATTATTATGCAACAAAACAGGCAGAATACTTAATGTCACAG GCAGAGGTTGACAATGATGGGCGCCTTAATTTGACTGAGATGATTGATAATGCATATACattatttgtttctattttcCCGGACGAGTTCTTTTAA